The sequence TTCGGGATTCTCTCTCTCCCGGATCAGGAGGATTCCAGCTATTTGATCAACCTCAGCGTGATGCTTCTGCTCGCCCGATACGGCACTCTCGTGGGACCCAATTTCTTTAAAATCATCAACTCCGGACTGGCGTTGATTCTGCAGGAGTTCGGCAACCTGGGGACGGCCGTCTGCGCCATACCCGTCGCCGTGTGGATAGGCCTGAAACGCGAGGCCGTGGGCGCCGGATTTTCTCTCGCCAGGGAAGGCAGCCTTGCCCTCGTCAGCGAGGTCTACGGCCTCAACTCCCCTGAAGGGCGCGGGCTCATGGGAGTCTACATCTGCGGAACGCTTTTCGGCTCGATCTTTTACGGGCTGATGGCGTCTCTGGTGGCCTCCTGGGGCATTTTCAGCATAGAGGCCCAGGCCATGGCCGCCGGAACGGGCAGCGCCAGCATGATGACGGCCACGGTGGGCGCTTTGCAGGCCCTCCATCCCGAAAAAGCGGAGATCATAGCGGCTTACGGAGCGGCCAGCAACATGCTCACCGGCCTGGACGGGCTCTACATGTCCCTCTTTATCGGCCTGCCCATGTCCAACTGGCTCTATAAGGTGTGCTACAGAGTGAAGTACGGCGTAAAACCCGAAGACGAAAAGGCGTAAGAGAGGAGCGGACACCATGAAGATCAATCTTTGGCACCTTTTGGCAATCCTTACAATTTCGGCGGTAATGGTCCTGTGCGGCAACTCCATCATTTACGTCAAAGCCCATCCGGACGCGAGTTACGTGGATTCCTTCGTCAGAGCCATTCCGGGGATACTCATTCTCTACATCTTTATTTATGCGGGCGTCCTCTGCAAGCGTTACATTCCCCTGCAGCTTCCGGCGGCGGCCTACATCGTGACGATCGGCTGCATCCTCTCCATCCCCGGCGTTCCCGGCTCCACCGGACCCATCAGCCAGTTCATGAACAATTTTTCGGGCACGATCATGAAATACGTGGGAGAGGTCAACTTCATGGCGCTGACCACGCCTGTTCTGGCCTACGCGGGGCTCTCGCTCGCCAAGGACCTGCCCGTCCTCAAAAAAAGCGGATGGAAGCTGGTCGTCGTTTCCATGCTCGTTTTCATCGGGACGTATCTCGGCTCAATCCTGATCGCCGACGCCGTCCTTCGCGCAACAGGGCAGATATAACAGATCTGAACACATAGCAGACCTGAACACAATCAATACAGTCGAGAATTTCAAAAAGCATCCCGTTTTTTCCGGGATGCTTTCTTAATTTTGCTTTATTAATTTACAGACATAAAAAATATTCATATAAATTTAGGAATCGCCTGTTTTATATTTAACCAGATGTTTTATATCAGCCATTTTACAGGATAAAAATCTCTTTCTCTCCGTTCAGTGTCTGCTATAATTTTTACATAACTAATTTCCTGAATTTCTTTACTGGGAGTTCGATTTCGGGGTAGTTTTTTAGTTTTCTGTTTTCTGTTTTCTGTTTTCTTTAGATTAGAATATCAATTTGAATATCAATTTGGATGTCAACAGGCTTATCAATCCAACGCGCATCTTAAAAGGAGCGTCACATGTACAGAAAAATCGAGGAACTGACAAAGAAATACGCGGAAAAAGTCACAGAGTGGCGGCGGCAGATTCACAGTCATCCTGAACTCAGCACTGAGGAGGAAAAAACGGCCGATCTCGTGGCGAAAGTTCTGGAAGATCTGGGCCTCGACGTCCGCAGAAACGTTGGCGGACACGGCGTCTCCGCTCTTCTGAAGGGCAGGGGAACCGGCGGCGTGGTCGCTCTCCGGGCCGACATGGACGCCCTCCCCATGG comes from Synergistaceae bacterium and encodes:
- a CDS encoding DUF3100 domain-containing protein — protein: MEDSLRALKNVKIHFLALVLTIVCEFLGTKIIKLPIGSIVFFPMLYAIVLGLLIGLPRFGILSLPDQEDSSYLINLSVMLLLARYGTLVGPNFFKIINSGLALILQEFGNLGTAVCAIPVAVWIGLKREAVGAGFSLAREGSLALVSEVYGLNSPEGRGLMGVYICGTLFGSIFYGLMASLVASWGIFSIEAQAMAAGTGSASMMTATVGALQALHPEKAEIIAAYGAASNMLTGLDGLYMSLFIGLPMSNWLYKVCYRVKYGVKPEDEKA